The following nucleotide sequence is from Pedobacter sp. PACM 27299.
CGTTAGCTCCCCGGATTTTGTACTGCACCTCTTTTTAACGACATTTAAAAAGATAATATTTGTAGACAAGCTTATAACATAAGATGATAGGAATAAAGATTGATTTGAGAAGCGATACCGTCACCAAACCAACGGCAGGCATGCTGGAAGCCATGATGACAGCGAAGGTTGGCGACGATGTTTTCGGAGAAGACGAAACCGTTCATCAACTGGAAACGAAGCTGGCTGCGACGTTTAATATGGAAGCCGGACTGTTTTGCCCCTCAGGAACAATGACCAATCAGATCGCAATCAAATGTTTTACCCAACCCATGGATGAGGTCATTTGCGATCAGACTGCGCATGTATACCGATATGAAGGCGGCGGAATTGCCTACCATTCTATGGCCTCTGTCAGGTTGCTGAATGGGCCGCGCGGTATCATTACCCCGGAAATGATAGAGCCAGAAATCAATGATGACAATATTCATTATCCAAATTCAAGTCTGGTGGTATTGGAAAATACCGTTAATAAAGGAGGAGGAGCTTGTTATCACCTGGCCCAAATCGAACCGATTCATACCTTATGTAATATTAAAGGGCTAAAATTACACCTTGATGGGGCCAGAATATTTAACGCCCTGGTTGCTACCGGCAATTCCCCAAAACACTACGGACAATATTTCGACGGCATTTCTGTATGTCTTTCCAAAGGACTCGGTGCCCCTGTAGGCTCTGTTTTGTTGGGCAGCAAAGAGATGATTAGAAAAGCGGTGAAAATCCGTAAAGCATTTGGAGGAGGCATGAGACAAGCTGGATTCCTGGCTGCGGCTGGAATTTATGCCCTGGATCACCACGTGCAAAGACTGTCTATCGATCACGATCATGCTAAATCTCTATCTGCAGCATTAAAACAGGTCAATTATGTCGTATCGGTGATGCCCGTAGCAACAAATATTGTGATTTTTGAA
It contains:
- a CDS encoding threonine aldolase family protein, whose protein sequence is MIGIKIDLRSDTVTKPTAGMLEAMMTAKVGDDVFGEDETVHQLETKLAATFNMEAGLFCPSGTMTNQIAIKCFTQPMDEVICDQTAHVYRYEGGGIAYHSMASVRLLNGPRGIITPEMIEPEINDDNIHYPNSSLVVLENTVNKGGGACYHLAQIEPIHTLCNIKGLKLHLDGARIFNALVATGNSPKHYGQYFDGISVCLSKGLGAPVGSVLLGSKEMIRKAVKIRKAFGGGMRQAGFLAAAGIYALDHHVQRLSIDHDHAKSLSAALKQVNYVVSVMPVATNIVIFEVAAGFKAENIVHLLAEKGIACNTFGPATVRMVTHLDLSSEMIDRAIEIILHLHPSAHK